Part of the Nitrosopumilus piranensis genome is shown below.
AATGACATCATTACATCAATCAACGATAAGCCGATTTTGAGTCCAGTTGATTTTCCCAGTTTGAATCCTGGAGATATGGCAAGTGTGTCAGTACTTAGAGATGGGCAACCTTTAGAATTTAATCTTGAAGTAATGCCAGCACCTGATGATCCAGAAAGAGGATTAATTGGAATTATGAGAGATAATTCATTTGCATACAAACCTGTAATGAATTTCATTGAATGGAATGATCCAAATGTTTCAATGTTTCTCTTATGGCTTTGGATGATATCATTTTTTATTGGAATAATCAACATGCTTCCATTACCAATTTTAGATGGCGGAAAATTCATTCATACAATAATTGATAAAAGAATTTCTGAAAAATCTGTAAATGGCGTAATGTGGGGAATCTATGCATTCACCTTTGTATTATTTGGCCTAAATATTGCCCTATCATATGTAAAGTCAGGTTGGTTCACAATATAGAAAATACCTAAAGAATCATTAATGAAAAAAAATATTTAAACTCATGAAATGTGACGGGTGTGAAAATTCAGCAGTTTACACTAGAAAATATTCTGGACAAAAACTCTGTTCAGAATGTTTCTCAAATTCCATTGTAAGAAAAACTGCAAAGACTATTTCCAAGCACAAAATGATTCAAAATGATGAACTGGTAGCAGTTGCAGTTTCAGGAGGAAAAGACTCCTTAGCACTCTTAAAAATCATTCATGAAATGTCATCTACTCATAATTTTAGAATCAAAGCAATTACTATTGATGAAGGAATTCCAGGATATAGAAATGAGGCATTAGAAATTGTAGAGAAGTTTTGTGGAGAATTGGGTGTAGAACACAAAATTTACTCTTACAAAGATCTCTTTGAATTAACACTTGATGAAGCATTAGATTTGAGGGAAAATGAAAAAACATCATCATGTTCAATTTGTGGAACTTTAAGAAGGAGGGCAATTGATCATGCTGCAAAAGATATTGGCGCAGATGTTATTGCAACTGGACATAATCTGGATGACATATTACAAACATTTGTCATAAATATGCTTTCAGGAGATACCAATAAGATTGGATGGATGGATCCTGATACATCTTCAAATTCATTACGAAAAATAAAACCATTTTGTGAAATATACGAATCAGAAATAGTATTTTATGCATTTACAAACGACATACCATTTCAATCAGAACCTTGTCCTCACATGAATGAGGGAATAAGAACTGAAATTCGTGAATTTCTAAATTCATTAGAAAAGCAACATAGTGGAATTAAAAATAATTTGTATAAATCAGTTCTAAGAGTATCTAATATTGTAAAAGAATCAAACTATAAAGAAAAAATGAGTTGTAAGAAATGTGGTAGTGACTGTACTGGAAATGTATGCGCAGTTTGCAACATGGTTTTGAAACTAAAAGAAAACCAAACCTAATGCAAATATAACATACTTTGTTTTAGGAAAAATGGTAGTAGGTAGGATTAGGGTGCCAGCCGTGCCCTGTTCTGAAACCGGCTATATGCAGAGATCAGTAACTGTTGGGTAAATCTCTAGATGGGTAATTCCCGCTTGGTGTGCGGAAATGAAATCACGCCGAGGCGGGTGGTTGCAGGACTAGAATTATCCGAAGGGATGACTTCTAAGACCGAACCATCGAAAGGGATGAGGTCCGGGAGGGAGCAATCCTAAGGTGGAGCATCCACGCTTCCTCGTCAACGTGGCGGATCTTGTATGCCTTGAAATGGGGCTATTCGTCTAGACTGGAACCAACAGATCTGCTACCATTTATTATTAAAATCAAATTTACAAGATCATGGAAGGAATTATTTCATTTGGCAATAAAAGAAGTTATGAGGAGTTTAAGAAACAAATTCCAACTCAGGTCTTGCCGCTTTTTGATTCAATTAGAGTATTTTGTTTATCCTTAGGAGAAAATGCGATAGAAGATGTCAGAATGCATAGAGTTGTTTTTTGTAAGTCAATGACATTTCGATGGTTTGCAGATGTTGAACCACAAAAAGAAGGAGTCGTTATAAAAATTCAAAAAAATAGAAAAGAGCCTACAATAATCATCAATATCCATAAAGACCAAAAAATTTCAGAATTTGAAGATTTGATTAAAGAAGCATATAAAGAAATTCACTAATACAAAACATCAAACTTTGAAAATTCACCAGTATATTTTTCGTTTCTAATTTCCACATCTTCAACGATTGCATTTGCAGGACCACCATGAGCCCATTCAATCAAACGACTAACATTTTCTTCATCACCTTCTAAAACAGCCTCAACACGTCCATCTTTGAGATTTTTTACCCATCCAAAAACATCATTTTGAATTGCTCTTGTTTTCAATGTCTGACGAAAAAAAACACCTTGAACTCTACCAGTTACAAAAATCCTAATTCGTTGATTTGACATTTAACAGAGAGTTCTCGGAGCTATTAATCAATTTTAGGTTAAAGAGAAAACTACTTTCTTTCTTTTATTCTAGCTCTACCAGTCTTTCTTGCAGCAATGCTTCCGACTTTAGCTCCTGGAGGAGCATCTCTTGAGACAGTAGAACTTTGTCCAACGTGTTGATGACGACCACCACCATGAGGGTGAACATAAGCTGCTTGAGCAACACCTCGAACTATTGGGTATTTCTTTCCTTTAGCTTTGAAGTTTCTCCATTTTCCACCTGCACTCATAAATGGTCTTTCACTAGAACCGCCTCCAGCTAGAGTTCCAATCATAGCTCTATTTTTTGGGTTTAGAGTAGTGAATTTTCCAGAAGGAAGTTTAACAGTAACACCCTCATCACCATGAGAGAAAACAGTTGCATCAGTTCCTGCAGATTTAACAATTGCACCACCATCACCAAAGTGCTTTTCAATATTACATACAATAGTTCCATCAGGAATATTTTGAATGCTAATTACATTTCCTTTCTCAATTTTTGATTTTAATCCAAATTGTAAAGTAGTGCCTACTTTTGCCCCAAGAACTGCTGGAACAAACGATACAGACCCATCTTCAAATCTAACTTTAGCTAAAGGTGCTTCTCTACCACGCTCGTGAACAAGGTCAATAATCTCACCTGCATGTTGTTCAGATAGCGGAAAACGAGGATAGTTTGCTTTGGTTCCTACTTTGCCAGTAGAAGTAGATCTAAATTGATTTCCTCCACGGCCACGTCTTCTTACTAATGGTCTCTTACCCAAGCTGATCGTTTCCTACCTAAAGAGGATTTTAAGCTTGTGATTTTTACCTGTCATTTGAGAAAATTACCACAAAGGTATAAAAATTAGACAGAGGGCATTTGAGTATGAGCCAAAATGCCCTATCTCTAAAAGTTTTGGAAGCATACACTAGAGATGTTGGAAGAGGAGTAGCAAGAATTGATTATGATTCTATGGATACGTTAAATGCCTCAACAGGCGATGTTATAGAAATTAAAGGTAAGAGAAGAACAGTTGCAAAATGTCTTCCACTGTATCCATCTGATGAAGGAAAAGGGATTATCAGAATTGATGGACTTGGAAGAAATAATTCGGGTATTGCAATTGGAGACACAATTTCAGTTAGAAAAATCAAAGCAGTAGCTGCAGAAAAGGTAGTAGTTGCCCCATTAGAGGCAATTCCACCAATTGATGAAAGATACCTTGCAGATGCTTTAGAGAGTGTTCCTTTAATTAAAGGAGACAATGTAATGGTTCCATATTTTGGTGGACGTTTAACTTTTCAAGTAATCGGGGTCACACCAGCTGCTGATGCAGTTTTGATTACACAAAAGACAGTTTTCCATATTGCAGAAAAAGGAGAAACATTACGTGGAGTTCCACAAGTAACCTATGAAGACATTGGTGGTTTGACTGATGAGATAAAGAAAGTAAGAGAGATGATTGAACTTCCATTAAGACATCCAGAAATCTTTGAAAAATTAGGAATTGAAGCACCAAAAGGCGTATTATTGTATGGACCTCCAGGAACTGGTAAAACATTACTTGCTAAAGCTGTTGCAAATGAAAGTAATGCACATTTTATCAGCATTTCAGGTCCAGAAATCATGAGCAAGTTTTATGGTGAAAGTGAAGCAAGATTAAGAGAAATTTTCAAAGAGGCAAGAGAAAAAGCTCCATCAATTATTTTTGTTGATGAAATAGATTCAATTGCACCAAAAAGAGAAGAAGTTACTGGAGAAGTTGAAAGAAGAGTTGTTTCACAAATGTTATCCTTAATGGATGGGTTGGAGGCAAGAGGTAAAGTAATTGTAATTTCTGCCACAAACAGACCAAATGCAATTGATCCTGCACTTAGAAGACCAGGTAGATTTGACAGAGAAATTGAGATCAAAGTTCCAGATAAAAAAGGAAGAAAAGACATTCTTGCAATTCACAGTAGAAACATGCCATTATCTGATGATGTAAATATTGACAAGATCTCATCAGTTAGCCATGGATATGTTGGAGCAGATTTGGAATATCTATGTAAAGAGGCTGCGATGAAATGCTTGAGAAGATTATTGCCTATTCTAAATCTTGAGGAAGAAAAAATTCCACCTGAAACATTAGACAAACTAATTGTGAATCATGAAGACTTCCAAAAGGCATTGATTGAGGTAACACCATCTGGAATGAGAGAAGTATTCATTGAAAATCCAGATGTAAAGTGGGATGAAGTAGGTGGTTTAGAAGATGTAAAACGAGAATTACAGGAAGCAGTTGAATGGCCAATGAAGTATCCAGGTCTTTATGATAAATTAGGACATACCATGCCAAGAGGCATATTACTTCATGGTCCAAGTGGCACAGGTAAAACATTACTTGCTAAAGCTGTTGCAACACAAAGTGAAGCAAACTTTGTTTCTGTTAGAGGTCCAGAATTATTATCTAAATGGGTTGGGGAATCAGAAAGAGGAATTAGAGAGATTTTCAAAAGAGCAAGACAGTCTGCCCCATGTGTAATTTTCTTTGATGAAATAGATTCTATTGCGCCAATTAGAGGAGCAGGTGGTGAAACTGCAGTTACTGAAAGAGTTGTCAGTCAATTACTTACAGAGTTAGACGGAATGGAAAACATGCATGGAGTTGTTGTCTTGGCTGCAACAAATAGAGCAGATATGATCGATCCAGCTTTACTAAGACCAGGCAGATTTGACAAAATCATTCAAGTACCAAATCCAGATAAAGATAGCAGAAAACGTATCTTAGAAATTAATGCTGAAAAGATACCTATGGGAGATGATGTAGACATAGATAAGATTGCTGAAATTACAGATGGAATGAGTGGAGCTGACACTTCATCTATTGCAAATACTGCAGTTTCATTAGTTATTCATGAATACCTAGACAAACACCCAGACGTCAAAGACGTTGAAAAAAATAGTATTGATGCCAAGGTAACTATGAAACATTTTGAAGAGGCAGTAAAGAAAGTAAGAGAACAAAAAGACCTCAAGATGGGAGAAAAATTAGTTGCTTCCTATTACAGGTAGTTTTAATTAAATAACAAATCTAATTCTCATAAATGTCAGAATACAGAGGGTATGAAGCAAACTCGTTAGAATTTCTTAAAAAAAGTCAAGTCAAAGTAGGAGATTCAGTAAAAATTCTCACAGATATAACGTATTCAGGCATAATTATGCCAAGATACGAACATAGTGATGACAAGCATATTGTTTTGAAACTAAAGAGCGGATATAATGTGGGGTTAGAGATTGCAAAAATTAAGAAAGTTGAGAAAATTCAATCCTCAGAAAAAATTATTGATAAACCTGAAAAAATAAGCAAAATAGAAGGATTACCAAAAGTTTTGTTACTCTCAACAGGTGGAACAATTGCAAGTAAAGTAGACTATAGAACAGGAGCAGTTACTCCAATATTGACTGCTGAAGAATTAAACTCATCAGTTCCCGAACTTTCAAAAATTGCAAATATCGATACAGAAGTTTTGTTATCAGAATACTCTGAAAATATAATGCCAGAAAACTGGTTAGAAATTGCAAAAAAAATTAGTACTTATTCAAATTCAGATTATTCAGGAATTATTATTGCTCATGGAACTGATACAATGCATTACACGTCATCATTTCTTTCATTTGCACTAGCAGGATTTCCAATACCAATTGTTTTAGTTGGCTCACAAAGATCTTCAGATAGAGCATCATCTGATGCAGCATTAAATTTGATAGGCGCAGTAAAATTCATCACAGAATGTAAAACAAAAGGTGTTTACATCATCATGCATAATGATGAAAATGACAATACTGTTGCATGCCATATTGGAACACGAGTTAGGAAAAATCATACTAGTAAACGAGGCGCATTTCAAACAATAGGAGATAATCCTGCATTCATAATTGCAGAAGAAAAAATTCAAAAAAATATGTCTAAAGAGTTCTATAAGACTCAGGAATTTCAACCAAAAATTAATCTAGATACAAAGATTGCGTTGGTAAAATATTATCCAGGATATGATCCAAAATTAATTGAACACATAATAGATAACGGATACAAAGGAATAATCTTTGAAGGAACAGGATTAGGACATGTTGGAAGAGTGATGTATGATTCTGTGAAAAAAGCCAACGAAAAGGGAATGTTTCTAGGCATGACATCACAGTGTATTGATGGAAGAATAAGAATGACAGTATATGAGAGTGGAAGAGATCTTCTAAATTTAGGCATAATTCCTTTAGAAAATATGCTTCCAGAGGTAGCACTAGTAAAAGCAATGTGGGCCCTTGGAAACACTCAGAATATTGAAGATGTAAAAGAAATTATGCTTGATAACATTGCATCTGAAATATCAATTTAGGAGAAAAAATGGCAGAATTTTCAATAGATGGATTGGGAGTTAAAGTAGGACTAGAGATTCATCAACAACTTGACACAAATAAAAAATTATTTTGTAATTGTACACCTATTGATACAGAGGAATATTCTATCAAATTTCAAAGGAAATTACGTGCTGCCAAAAGTGAATTAGGCGAATATGATCCTGCAGCACTATTTGAAAAATCAAAATCAAAAACTATAATGTATTTTGCAAATACAGAAAGTAGTTGTTTAGTTGAACAAGATGAAGAACCACCACATGAATTAGATGATGATGCAAAGAGAACTGCATTAATTATTGCATCATCTCTAAGTTCACAAGTATTTAGTGAAATATATCCAATGAGAAAAACTGTAGTAGATGGTTCAAACACTACAGGATTTCAACGTACAATGTTAATTTCACAAGGAGGTTCTTTCAATGTAGATGGAAAAAAAATTGGAATTCAATCTATTTGTCTTGAAGAAGATGCTGCAAAAATTTTAGGAGAAGAGGGTTCAATCAAGAAATATGGCTTAGAGCGTTTAGGAATTCCTCTAGTCGAGATTGCCACTGAACCATTTGAAGTAAAACCACATGAAATTAAAAAAATTGCATTGGCACTAGGAAGAATTCTGAGAAGCACTAAAAAAGTGATAAGAGGTTTGGGTTCAATTCGACAAGATGTAAATGTTTCAATTAAGGATGGGGGTGTTGTAATAGAAGTAAAGGGAGTTCAACAGCTTGATCAATTAGAAAAAGTGGTGGAATATGAGGCTAAAAGGCAACACGGATTATTAAAAATCTCAAAAAAATTACAAGAAATTGATTGTATTCACAACAATAATGATAGAAAAGACATTACAGAATTATTCAAAAAATGTAGTTCAAAAATTATTCAAAATGCCATAAAGAAAAATCAGAAAATATTTGGTATTGCATTTAGAGACATGGCAGGTATGTTTGGATATTCACCATACGAAGGAATTAGATTAGGAAAAGAAGTAGCAGAACTAGTACGATTTTTTGGAATAGGTGGAGTTTTTCATTCTGATGAGTTACCAAATTACGGTGTTGAAAATGAAGACATTGATGATTTGAAAAGAATTTTAGAAATCAATGATAATGATGGGTTTCTGATTTTGGCAGCTCCAGAAGAGAAAATGGAGATAGTCACAGATCAGATAATTTTGAGAATCGAATACATTAGAAATGAAGGAATTCCAATCGATACAAGATTAGCAACTCAAAGTGGAGAAACTAAATTTCTGAGACCAAGACCAGGTGCAGCAAGAATGTATCCTGAAACAGATATTCCTCCAATAATAATTTCAAAAGCAGAATTAGATAATGCAATAGAGAATATTCCCAAATCATGGGATGATTCAATCAAAGATCTACAAACAAAATATCAACTAAATCTTCAATTATCAGAACAACTTTTTGATTCAAACTATTTTGAATTATTTGAAAGTATAATTGGGAAAACCAAAGTAAGCCCAACATTTGTAGCATCAATATTATGTTCAACTATAACAAATTTAGAAAGAAGTGGATTAGATTCAAAATTATTAAAAAACAAAGAAATAGAAAAAACATTTCAATTTTTGGAAGAAGGAATAATTACTAAAGAATCAGTTGAAATTATTTTTGAAAACATTATGAACGGAAAGTCTCAGACAATAGAAGAGGCAATGAAAAATGCTTCAATTGAAACTGTGGATGAGTCAGAATTAGAGGTATTTTGTCATCAAATTGTTGAAAATAATCAGGAAATTATAAAAAATCAAAAAGAAAGGGCAATTGGACCTCTAATGGGAATTGCAATGAAGGAATTAAGAGGTAAAGCATCTGGAGAAACAATCAACAAACTTCTTTTAAAAAATATCAAAAACAAATTAGAAAATAACTAATTATGCGGGAGATGGGATTTGAACCCACGAACTCCTAAAAGATAAGGATCTGAACCTTACGCCGTTGGCCAAGCTGGGCGACTCCCGCATTGTGAATTTTTGAAATCTAGAATAAGTTTCTTTATTATACTGAAAGTATAACATCTATCAATCCAAAATGGGAATAGAATTCAAAGAAGTTTATTGTATAAATTGTAAAAAAATACTAGGACGTTATAACGTTAAATTTTATGACGATGATAAAATTTCAGAGTTGTTAAAGACAACTCATTCTACTCATGTCAGAAAAGGGCATCAGATAAATATCAAAAAATTTGTAAAAGATTAATTTAATTTTTTAATTGCTTCAGAAAGATTTGAAATTCTGTGAACAGTATTTTCAGCAATATGTTGATTCCATGGTTGAGAATAAAGAATTACATTTTTGTTATTTTCTAGAAATTTTAATGCATTTAATGGCGAATCATCAATAAAAACATCATAATCTAAATTAGCTTTCATGGGACCATCAACTACTGAAATATAGTTATCATAAGAGATGTTGTGATGTTCTAACCAATTCTTCACAAAAGAATCAGTCGAACGTTCTCTTGCAGTTACAATATCTACTTGACCAATATCAGAGAGATTTTTTGTAACTGTTGCCAAATTTTCTTCAGTAGGTGGGATTGAAGTCCAATTTTCCCAACAGGAGTTTAATTCAGAATAAAAGTCATAACGATCAATTTCAAATTTTTTCCAAAAATCCCAATCAGTAATCTGGTGCTTTAAAATCTCTTGTCTGACTGAATTGTTGTGATTTAACCATGACTGGATAACATCAGCAAGTACACCATCTACATCTAATGCGATTTTCATATTATTTAGTCAATAGTTTGTTTAAATTCATCAAGGAGATTTTTTTGATGTTTACTAAGTTTTTTAGGAATGTTTACAATAATTCTAACATACTGATCTCCTCTACCTCTAGAATTGATATGAGGCACGCCTTTTCCTTTTAGTTTGATAATTGTGTTTGGTTGACTTCCAGAATCAACCTTAATTTTTTCTGTTCCTTCTAAGGTTGGAACAACTACTTCGCATCCTAACGCTGCATCAACCATTGAAATATCTTGATCATAGAAGATATCTTTTCCATCTCTATTGAATTTTGGATGAGGTTGTACTCTCACTCTAACAATTAGATCACCATTAGAACCTCCAGGCACTTCATTTCCTTCATTAGGTACAGTATAATCACCTGAATCAATTCCAGGTGGAATATCAAATGTAACTTTTTTTGAACCTTTTTTCTTTCCTTGACCTTTACAATCACCACATGGTGTTTCAATAAGTGAGCCTTGGCCTCTACAGGTAGAACAGGGTGCCGCAGTAACAAATGAAGCAAATCCCATATTACGAGTTTGTCTTACTTGACCTTGTCCATTACATGAGGAACATGTCTTTTTATCGGTACCAGGTTTACAACCCGAGCCACTACAGGTGTCACATTGAATTTGTTTTTGTAATTCAATTTCCATTTGTTTGCCATGTAAAACATCTTCTAGTGTGACGGATGTTTGATATAGAATATCAGAACCTCGTTCT
Proteins encoded:
- a CDS encoding TIGR00269 family protein; the protein is MKCDGCENSAVYTRKYSGQKLCSECFSNSIVRKTAKTISKHKMIQNDELVAVAVSGGKDSLALLKIIHEMSSTHNFRIKAITIDEGIPGYRNEALEIVEKFCGELGVEHKIYSYKDLFELTLDEALDLRENEKTSSCSICGTLRRRAIDHAAKDIGADVIATGHNLDDILQTFVINMLSGDTNKIGWMDPDTSSNSLRKIKPFCEIYESEIVFYAFTNDIPFQSEPCPHMNEGIRTEIREFLNSLEKQHSGIKNNLYKSVLRVSNIVKESNYKEKMSCKKCGSDCTGNVCAVCNMVLKLKENQT
- a CDS encoding acylphosphatase, with amino-acid sequence MSNQRIRIFVTGRVQGVFFRQTLKTRAIQNDVFGWVKNLKDGRVEAVLEGDEENVSRLIEWAHGGPANAIVEDVEIRNEKYTGEFSKFDVLY
- a CDS encoding 50S ribosomal protein L2, which translates into the protein MGKRPLVRRRGRGGNQFRSTSTGKVGTKANYPRFPLSEQHAGEIIDLVHERGREAPLAKVRFEDGSVSFVPAVLGAKVGTTLQFGLKSKIEKGNVISIQNIPDGTIVCNIEKHFGDGGAIVKSAGTDATVFSHGDEGVTVKLPSGKFTTLNPKNRAMIGTLAGGGSSERPFMSAGGKWRNFKAKGKKYPIVRGVAQAAYVHPHGGGRHQHVGQSSTVSRDAPPGAKVGSIAARKTGRARIKERK
- a CDS encoding CDC48 family AAA ATPase; this translates as MSQNALSLKVLEAYTRDVGRGVARIDYDSMDTLNASTGDVIEIKGKRRTVAKCLPLYPSDEGKGIIRIDGLGRNNSGIAIGDTISVRKIKAVAAEKVVVAPLEAIPPIDERYLADALESVPLIKGDNVMVPYFGGRLTFQVIGVTPAADAVLITQKTVFHIAEKGETLRGVPQVTYEDIGGLTDEIKKVREMIELPLRHPEIFEKLGIEAPKGVLLYGPPGTGKTLLAKAVANESNAHFISISGPEIMSKFYGESEARLREIFKEAREKAPSIIFVDEIDSIAPKREEVTGEVERRVVSQMLSLMDGLEARGKVIVISATNRPNAIDPALRRPGRFDREIEIKVPDKKGRKDILAIHSRNMPLSDDVNIDKISSVSHGYVGADLEYLCKEAAMKCLRRLLPILNLEEEKIPPETLDKLIVNHEDFQKALIEVTPSGMREVFIENPDVKWDEVGGLEDVKRELQEAVEWPMKYPGLYDKLGHTMPRGILLHGPSGTGKTLLAKAVATQSEANFVSVRGPELLSKWVGESERGIREIFKRARQSAPCVIFFDEIDSIAPIRGAGGETAVTERVVSQLLTELDGMENMHGVVVLAATNRADMIDPALLRPGRFDKIIQVPNPDKDSRKRILEINAEKIPMGDDVDIDKIAEITDGMSGADTSSIANTAVSLVIHEYLDKHPDVKDVEKNSIDAKVTMKHFEEAVKKVREQKDLKMGEKLVASYYR
- the gatD gene encoding Glu-tRNA(Gln) amidotransferase subunit GatD, with the protein product MSEYRGYEANSLEFLKKSQVKVGDSVKILTDITYSGIIMPRYEHSDDKHIVLKLKSGYNVGLEIAKIKKVEKIQSSEKIIDKPEKISKIEGLPKVLLLSTGGTIASKVDYRTGAVTPILTAEELNSSVPELSKIANIDTEVLLSEYSENIMPENWLEIAKKISTYSNSDYSGIIIAHGTDTMHYTSSFLSFALAGFPIPIVLVGSQRSSDRASSDAALNLIGAVKFITECKTKGVYIIMHNDENDNTVACHIGTRVRKNHTSKRGAFQTIGDNPAFIIAEEKIQKNMSKEFYKTQEFQPKINLDTKIALVKYYPGYDPKLIEHIIDNGYKGIIFEGTGLGHVGRVMYDSVKKANEKGMFLGMTSQCIDGRIRMTVYESGRDLLNLGIIPLENMLPEVALVKAMWALGNTQNIEDVKEIMLDNIASEISI
- the gatE gene encoding Glu-tRNA(Gln) amidotransferase subunit GatE — encoded protein: MAEFSIDGLGVKVGLEIHQQLDTNKKLFCNCTPIDTEEYSIKFQRKLRAAKSELGEYDPAALFEKSKSKTIMYFANTESSCLVEQDEEPPHELDDDAKRTALIIASSLSSQVFSEIYPMRKTVVDGSNTTGFQRTMLISQGGSFNVDGKKIGIQSICLEEDAAKILGEEGSIKKYGLERLGIPLVEIATEPFEVKPHEIKKIALALGRILRSTKKVIRGLGSIRQDVNVSIKDGGVVIEVKGVQQLDQLEKVVEYEAKRQHGLLKISKKLQEIDCIHNNNDRKDITELFKKCSSKIIQNAIKKNQKIFGIAFRDMAGMFGYSPYEGIRLGKEVAELVRFFGIGGVFHSDELPNYGVENEDIDDLKRILEINDNDGFLILAAPEEKMEIVTDQIILRIEYIRNEGIPIDTRLATQSGETKFLRPRPGAARMYPETDIPPIIISKAELDNAIENIPKSWDDSIKDLQTKYQLNLQLSEQLFDSNYFELFESIIGKTKVSPTFVASILCSTITNLERSGLDSKLLKNKEIEKTFQFLEEGIITKESVEIIFENIMNGKSQTIEEAMKNASIETVDESELEVFCHQIVENNQEIIKNQKERAIGPLMGIAMKELRGKASGETINKLLLKNIKNKLENN
- a CDS encoding 5' nucleotidase, NT5C type, with translation MKIALDVDGVLADVIQSWLNHNNSVRQEILKHQITDWDFWKKFEIDRYDFYSELNSCWENWTSIPPTEENLATVTKNLSDIGQVDIVTARERSTDSFVKNWLEHHNISYDNYISVVDGPMKANLDYDVFIDDSPLNALKFLENNKNVILYSQPWNQHIAENTVHRISNLSEAIKKLN
- the dnaJ gene encoding molecular chaperone DnaJ, with protein sequence MSAKRDYYEVLGVSKSSSNDEIKKQYRKLALKFHPDRNQSSEAAEHFKEISEAYAVLSDPEKKQLYDQHGHAGVDGRYSSEDIFQGARGDFSDIFGRGGGGFDSIFESIFGRGGGGFGFGQERGSDILYQTSVTLEDVLHGKQMEIELQKQIQCDTCSGSGCKPGTDKKTCSSCNGQGQVRQTRNMGFASFVTAAPCSTCRGQGSLIETPCGDCKGQGKKKGSKKVTFDIPPGIDSGDYTVPNEGNEVPGGSNGDLIVRVRVQPHPKFNRDGKDIFYDQDISMVDAALGCEVVVPTLEGTEKIKVDSGSQPNTIIKLKGKGVPHINSRGRGDQYVRIIVNIPKKLSKHQKNLLDEFKQTID